From Candidatus Babeliales bacterium, a single genomic window includes:
- the gpmI gene encoding 2,3-bisphosphoglycerate-independent phosphoglycerate mutase — translation MKRSIPTALVILDGFGYSDKKDHNAIHHAKTPNLDAWFSEYPHTLLNAAGAAVGLPNGYMSNSEVGHITIGTGRVLVQPVTMIHNAITNKSFFSNKTLLANVKKIHDCGGSLHIMGLLSDAGVHSDLELLYAILGVAYQQKIARVFIHAFLDGRDAPPKSAVQYLEQLDQALMTFEYGSIASLHGRFYAMDRNNNWDRTEKSYRVLVDGQPSVAQSWDEVIQDRYDNGVTDEFIEPVQLDPTSTVQDGDGIIFINFREDRARQLTAAFVDPEFKKFKTKGITLSCFITPIQYDPTLKTTVLFEQQAPRNTLKDVLAAHHKTIFSIAETEKYAHVTYFFTGKKEYGISGETVKMIPSLIVDSYAQHPCMSAVEITKAVCDSLEDNPCDFYLINYANTDMVGHSGDFDATVQAVECLDEQLEQLFALIVEKMDGVLYITADHGKAEEMASGAGNVPRTAHTNNPVPFIMMSRERSKAVDLQSLKGLADIAPFILKNMGIAVPREMSGEKV, via the coding sequence ATGAAGCGGTCGATTCCCACGGCGTTGGTTATTTTAGATGGTTTTGGGTATAGCGACAAGAAAGATCATAATGCGATACATCATGCGAAAACACCGAATCTTGATGCATGGTTTTCTGAGTATCCTCATACCCTGCTTAACGCTGCAGGAGCTGCGGTTGGACTTCCTAATGGATACATGAGCAATTCAGAGGTGGGACACATAACAATTGGAACGGGACGAGTATTGGTGCAGCCAGTTACCATGATTCATAATGCGATTACTAATAAGTCATTTTTCAGCAATAAAACATTGCTTGCGAATGTAAAGAAAATCCATGATTGCGGAGGTTCGTTGCACATTATGGGGTTGCTATCCGACGCAGGAGTGCACAGTGATTTGGAGTTGTTATATGCCATTCTTGGTGTTGCATATCAGCAAAAAATAGCACGAGTATTTATTCATGCCTTTCTGGATGGACGAGATGCTCCCCCTAAATCCGCAGTTCAGTATCTTGAGCAACTGGACCAGGCATTAATGACCTTTGAGTATGGATCTATTGCATCTCTGCATGGAAGATTTTATGCCATGGATCGCAATAACAATTGGGACAGGACCGAAAAAAGTTATCGCGTTCTGGTTGATGGGCAACCGTCGGTAGCTCAATCATGGGATGAGGTAATCCAAGACAGATACGATAATGGAGTTACTGATGAATTTATCGAGCCAGTGCAACTTGATCCCACAAGTACCGTGCAAGATGGCGATGGTATAATTTTTATCAATTTCAGAGAGGATCGCGCTCGCCAGTTGACCGCAGCTTTTGTTGATCCGGAGTTTAAAAAATTCAAGACCAAAGGAATTACCCTTTCCTGTTTTATTACGCCGATTCAATACGATCCCACGTTAAAAACTACGGTCTTATTTGAGCAGCAAGCGCCGCGTAACACATTAAAAGATGTACTAGCGGCGCATCATAAAACTATTTTTTCTATAGCTGAGACAGAAAAGTATGCGCATGTGACCTATTTTTTCACCGGCAAAAAAGAGTATGGCATTTCGGGTGAGACAGTGAAAATGATTCCGTCGTTAATTGTGGATAGTTATGCACAGCATCCTTGCATGTCAGCTGTGGAAATAACAAAAGCAGTGTGTGATTCGTTGGAAGATAATCCTTGTGACTTTTACCTTATTAACTATGCAAATACTGACATGGTAGGGCATTCTGGAGATTTTGATGCAACAGTGCAAGCGGTTGAATGTTTAGATGAGCAATTAGAACAATTATTTGCGCTCATTGTGGAAAAGATGGATGGAGTATTATATATCACTGCCGATCATGGGAAAGCTGAAGAAATGGCAAGTGGAGCGGGCAATGTACCCAGAACAGCACATACGAATAATCCTGTTCCATTTATTATGATGAGCAGAGAGCGTAGTAAAGCGGTAGATCTGCAATCTTTAAAAGGACTTGCAGATATTGCACCATTTATTTTAAAAAATATGGGCATTGCTGTTCCTCGTGAGATGTCTGGGGAGAAGGTATAA
- a CDS encoding RsmE family RNA methyltransferase yields MNIDSAHQFACYHASLSSILSRKIIGQTIQLEDPTLAHRIYTILRMEAGDAITLFDCTHHIVLELHKQPNKKSIAGIVRQQERNVPLSPEILILLPVLKRDALQDALYTCVELGATTIQLVLTTKTHAIRYDATMAQRLQAIAVSAAEQSKQFIIPTILSPIPLSQAIEQLPAHTNTLCFHPNGQSITSIFTNLNRSNPITITFGPEGDFTETETVMLQNSSFQFYRLTPTVLRSQQALTVALGIVRSIV; encoded by the coding sequence ATGAATATTGATTCTGCTCACCAATTTGCATGCTATCATGCTTCGCTATCTTCTATCCTATCGCGTAAGATAATAGGACAAACTATACAATTAGAAGACCCTACCCTTGCACATAGAATCTATACTATCTTACGTATGGAAGCAGGTGACGCCATTACGCTTTTTGATTGCACGCATCACATTGTACTTGAACTGCACAAACAACCTAATAAAAAATCAATTGCAGGCATTGTTAGACAACAGGAACGAAATGTCCCGTTATCACCCGAAATCTTAATACTATTACCGGTTTTAAAACGAGACGCATTGCAAGACGCACTCTATACTTGTGTTGAACTTGGCGCAACTACCATTCAACTAGTGCTCACCACCAAAACGCATGCAATACGGTATGATGCCACCATGGCTCAGCGACTACAAGCAATTGCCGTATCAGCCGCAGAACAATCAAAACAATTTATCATACCAACTATTTTATCGCCAATTCCTTTATCACAAGCAATTGAACAACTGCCTGCGCACACAAACACGCTCTGCTTTCACCCCAATGGACAATCTATTACATCGATATTTACCAACCTTAATAGATCAAACCCCATCACAATTACCTTCGGTCCTGAAGGTGATTTTACAGAAACAGAAACAGTAATGCTGCAAAATAGCAGCTTCCAATTCTACCGACTCACCCCAACTGTTTTGCGCTCACAACAAGCTCTGACGGTAGCTCTTGGCATTGTTCGATCGATAGTATAG